Proteins encoded in a region of the Brevefilum fermentans genome:
- a CDS encoding amidohydrolase family protein, whose translation MFFKPFKIIDSHIHFPHHSYGDRLMAILAEVGIEKLAVVCTPDEKRLSLVPDALHLKGKFPDQVYLFGGLDISPLFITPDIAGEVFADYVDVLSELGADGIKMIEGKAEMRKRLPIPDFDSPVYAPYWAKMAERQIPLVFHVNDPEEFWDAEKIPAWAREMGWYYGDGTFIDNEAQYRQVLNVLERHPNLKVTFAHFFFLSAQLDRLADYLDRYPNMHVDLTPGIEMYFNFAIDPQKTRDFFIKYQDRMIYGTDIGARALLADAGGGIEPEESLARIEVVRGFLEYEGPFQLTHEGFLFGGKEAWFYGIKLPDPVLEKIYHQNFERFAGKTPKALNPAAILEECQRLEAMINAMAAVTPGMPGDTSSVAVVRDFFSQ comes from the coding sequence ATGTTCTTTAAACCGTTCAAAATCATTGATAGCCATATTCACTTCCCGCACCATTCCTACGGCGATCGATTAATGGCCATCCTGGCAGAAGTCGGGATCGAAAAATTGGCTGTGGTCTGTACTCCTGACGAAAAACGACTCAGTCTGGTACCGGATGCCCTGCATTTGAAGGGCAAATTCCCCGATCAGGTCTACCTGTTCGGCGGTCTGGATATCTCACCCCTGTTCATCACGCCGGACATCGCCGGTGAGGTCTTTGCCGATTATGTGGATGTGCTGTCTGAGCTGGGCGCGGACGGGATCAAGATGATCGAAGGGAAGGCTGAGATGCGCAAACGTTTGCCCATCCCCGATTTTGACAGCCCGGTTTACGCGCCGTATTGGGCGAAAATGGCTGAACGGCAAATCCCGCTGGTCTTCCATGTCAATGATCCGGAGGAATTCTGGGATGCTGAAAAAATTCCCGCCTGGGCGCGGGAGATGGGCTGGTATTACGGCGATGGCACCTTCATCGACAATGAAGCGCAGTACCGCCAGGTACTGAACGTCCTGGAGCGTCACCCGAACCTGAAAGTGACCTTTGCCCACTTTTTCTTCCTTTCAGCGCAACTGGATCGCCTGGCGGATTACCTTGACCGCTATCCCAACATGCACGTTGATCTCACCCCGGGCATTGAAATGTATTTTAATTTTGCAATTGATCCTCAAAAAACTCGCGATTTCTTTATTAAATACCAGGATCGCATGATCTACGGCACCGATATTGGCGCGCGGGCGCTCCTGGCGGATGCTGGAGGCGGCATCGAACCTGAAGAGAGCCTGGCGCGCATTGAGGTCGTTCGCGGCTTTTTGGAATATGAGGGACCGTTCCAGTTGACTCATGAGGGCTTTCTGTTTGGCGGCAAGGAAGCCTGGTTTTATGGTATCAAGTTACCCGATCCGGTTCTGGAGAAGATTTACCACCAGAATTTTGAACGCTTTGCAGGGAAGACACCCAAAGCATTAAATCCCGCTGCGATTCTTGAAGAATGCCAGCGCTTAGAAGCAATGATCAACGCTATGGCTGCTGTAACGCCCGGCATGCCTGGGGATACCAGCTCGGTAGCCGTGGTTCGAGATTTCTTTAGCCAATAA